A window of Argopecten irradians isolate NY chromosome 14, Ai_NY, whole genome shotgun sequence contains these coding sequences:
- the LOC138307709 gene encoding carbohydrate sulfotransferase 1-like has product MDNINNYMSLERGMCSFANDTCSPLSKDEYNNAMEFFKAFYNCDLHQFHSITKNAFAKMFGYKCDEETDTETCISEMIPYCKSASRIVKTIRLSMDIVQLLMSTFPKLKVIHLIRDPRGMLISRMRTIPALCIKRNDMGLPARAVCGRYDRDIKIGKSLEAKYPNRLKTVLYEQVVEKPFDTSLQIFKYLGLQPKSTFETWMNEHMANAEDKLKESDKRPDNRVQQFSTYRSNSSATMNAWRSKLRFDDVKNVDKECSHLYQYTGYMAVKSQLHLQNLNISLRRSNAMFP; this is encoded by the exons ATGGACAATATAAACAACTACATGTCGCTAGAGCGGGGCATGTGTAGCTTTGCCAACGATACCTGCAG CCCGTTGTCAAAGGATGAATACAACAATGCAATGGAATTCTTCAAAGCATTTTATAACTGTGATCTACACCAATTCCATTCAATCACGAAAAATGCTTTCGCAAAGATGTTTGGTTACAAATGCGATGAGGAGACTGATACTGAAACGTGCATATCAGAGATGATTCCCTATTGTAAATCTGCCTCCAGGATTGTGAAAACTATCCGATTATCTATGGACATAGTGCAATTATTAATGTCAACGTTTCCTAAACTGAAAGTGATTCACCTAATAAGAGACCCCAGAGGAATGCTAATATCGAGAATGCGTACCATTCCCGCACTTTGTATAAAACGGAATGACATGGGTTTACCTGCACGGGCAGTATGTGGTAGGTATGACCGTGATATCAAAATAGGGAAATCTTTGGAGGCGAAATATCCCAACAGATTAAAGACAGTATTATACGAACAAGTAGTGGAGAAACCATTTGATACATCccttcaaatatttaaatacttGGGTCTCCAGCCAAAAAGCACTTTCGAGACATGGATGAATGAGCACATGGCGAATGCGGAAGACAAATTGAAAGAATCTGACAAACGACCTGATAACCGCGTTCAACAGTTCAGTACATATCGCTCCAATTCGTCTGCTACCATGAATGCTTGGAGATCAAAACTTCGATTCGATGATGTTAAAAACGTTGACAAAGAGTGCTCTCATCTGTACCAATACACTGGTTATATGGCAGTGAAGAGCCAATTGCATTTACAAAATCTAAATATATCTCTTCGAAGAAGTAATGCTATGTTTCCTTAA
- the LOC138307947 gene encoding carbohydrate sulfotransferase 1-like, with translation MTGTSNRWKKCILIVIFTISVICFYEYTIQTKPTIHETVQIGTTELQQTEQPTSSEIKKITKVESKNKSSNKKKNSSGKSKERLDAISESKGSMVLLVTYLRSGSSFLGEIVQQVPNAIYSFEPIRPFMRDQTYLSTERGTCLFSSDNCSRTPDNVYNEVLKSIKEFYECNLKRLPKSVLKKLAWGGPKCYQEKEIEKCLSEMNSVCKSGTRILKTIRLSMDVVDDLMYMFPDLKVIHLLRDPRGMLASRMKTLPGIGTKQLGMSRAGRAVCDRYDRDIRIAASFGVKYPNRIKTVLYEQVVENPLDTSFQIFNFLGLQPKSNFDNWMKEHMTGDQSTAKPPDNRSGAYSTYRANSSLTMNGWRTRLDFKDVVKIDKECSYLYEYTGYLAVENPAQLQDMKISLRQKNEIFP, from the exons ATGACAGGAACCAGTAACAGATGGAAGAAATGTATACTTATAGTGATATTTACAATCAGTGTTATTTGTTTCT ACGAGTATACTATACAGACAAAACCGACGATTCACGAAACAGTTCAAATTGGAACCACGGAACTACAGCAAACGGAACAACCCACAAgttctgaaataaaaaagataacaaaaGTTGAGAGTAAAAACAAatcatcaaataaaaaaaagaattctTCTGGAAAATCCAAGGAACGTCTCGACGCTATATCAGAATCCAAAG GATCTATGGTATTATTGGTGACCTATTTGCGGTCTGGTTCAAGTTTTCTTGGGGAGATTGTGCAGCAGGTGCCCAATGCGATATATTCGTTCGAGCCCATCAGACCGTTCATGCGCGACCAAACTTATTTATCAACAGAGCGAGGCACGTGCTTGTTCTCAAGTGATAACTGTAG CCGCACTCCCGACAATGTATACAACGAAGTTCTGAAAAGCATCAAGGAATTTTACGAATGTAATTTAAAACGTTTACCTAAGAGTGTATTGAAGAAACTAGCATGGGGAGGACCAAAGTGCTACCaggaaaaagaaatagaaaagtGTCTATCAGAGATGAATTCAGTTTGCAAATCTGGAACTAGAATTTTAAAAACTATCCGATTATCCATGGACGTAGTGGATGatttaatgtacatgtttcCTGACCTAAAAGTGATTCACCTCTTGAGAGACCCACGTGGTATGTTGGCTTCCAGAATGAAAACACTCCCAGGCATTGGTACTAAACAACTAGGTATGTCTAGAGCAGGACGTGCAGTGTGTGATAGGTATGACCGTGATATCAGAATAGCCGCGTcttttggtgtgaaatatccaAACAGAATCAAAACTGTGCTTTACGAACAGGTTGTGGAAAACCCACTTGACACCTcctttcaaatatttaattttttgggATTACAACCCAAAAGCAATTTTGATAATTGGATGAAGGAGCATATGACGGGAGACCAAAGTACCGCCAAGCCACCAGATAATCGCTCCGGCGCGTACAGTACATACAGAGCTAATTCTTCTCTTACCATGAACGGGTGGAGAACGCGTCTAGACTTTAAAGATGTCGTAAAAATCGACAAAGAATGTTCTTATTTGTATGAATACACCGGCTATCTTGCGGTAGAGAATCCAGCTCAGTTGCAAGATATGAAAATATCTCTTCGacagaaaaatgaaatatttccataa